In the genome of Mauremys mutica isolate MM-2020 ecotype Southern chromosome 8, ASM2049712v1, whole genome shotgun sequence, one region contains:
- the LOC123375381 gene encoding beta-1,3-galactosyltransferase 2-like — protein sequence MTHYRRYFLISWRCSLMCIFLIGSICFIGIYLFFIPKTFNYRYFAVLAKIKVKENTDLSSMKRSAFPAKEYDKPVTAKKNISFRSTVSSFKQFLLNRKVGGLTVNAAPFASELNYIQSFRFVINERDICNEITPFLILLIATKADEKQHREAIRKTWGNESVVPGIKVVRLFMLGANNKEQNEALLRESNQYHDIIQQDFLDTYKNLTLKTIMGLKWVATYCGDANFVMKTDSDVFVNTEYLIQRLLKPLMPSSQYYFTGYLIRNGQPHRNNESKWYVPKEVYSAERYPNFCSGTGYVLSGALAAKIVKTSLKVKYIYLEDIYVALCLEQEGINMVPPPENYLFNVYKVPFSPCTYSRLITSHGINPDEQITYWETLQSNKYVCSK from the coding sequence ATGACCCACTATAGAAGATATTTTCTCATTTCTTGGAGGTGCTCCTTGATGTGTATTTTCTTGATTGGCTCCATCTGTTTTATAGGGATATATTTGTTTTTCATTCCTAAGACTTTTAATTACCGGTACTTTGCTGTTTTAGCAAAAATCAAAGTTAAAGAAAACACTGATTTGAGTTCAATGAAAAGATCTgcatttcctgccaaagaataTGACAAACCTGTGACagcaaaaaaaaacatttccttcaGAAGCACTGTTTCTAGCTTCAAACAATTCTTACTAAATAGGAAGGTAGGGGGACTAACTGTAAATGCAGCACCATTTGCTAGTGAACTCAATTACATTCAGTCCTTTAGGTTTGTTATTAATGAAAGAGAtatatgtaatgaaataactCCTTTTTTAATACTATTAATAGCAACAAAAGCTGATGAAAAGCAGCACAGGGAAGCCATCAGGAAAACCTGGGGAAACGAATCTGTGGTTCCAGGAATAAAGGTTGTTCGCTTATTTATGTTGGGTGCTAACAACAAAGAGCAAAATGAAGCCCTACTGAGGGAAAGCAATCAATATCATGACATCATTCAACAAGACTTTTTGGACACCTACAAGAACCTAACTCTTAAAACCATAATGGGCTTGAAGTGGGTTGCCACCTACTGTGGTGATGCAAATTTTGTCATGAAAACAGACAGTGATGTTTTTGTTAATACAGAATATTTAATCCAAAGGCTCCTAAAACCACTTATGCCTTCTTCACAGTATTATTTCACTGGCTACCTTATAAGAAATGGTCAGCCTCATCGAAATAATGAAAGCAAATGGTACGTGCCAAAGGAAGTCTACTCAGCTGAGCGGTACCCTAATTTTTGTtcaggaactgggtatgttttatcaggagccctggctgcaaaAATTGTCAAGACATCTTTAAAAGTAAAGTATATATACTTGGAAGATATTTATGTAGCTCTTTGTCTTGAACAAGAGGGAATTAATATGGTACCCCCACCTGAAAACTATTTGTTTAATGTATATAAAGTCCCATTTTCTCCTTGTACATACAGCAGACTGATTACCTCCCATGGAATTAATCCAGATGAACAGATAACATACTGGGAAACATTGCAAAGTAACAAATATGTCTGTAGTAAATAA